From the genome of Candidatus Methylomirabilis sp., one region includes:
- the ahcY gene encoding adenosylhomocysteinase, with product MPTLTEKKLSSSPDFKVADLSLADFGRKEIEIAEKEMPGLMAVREKYGKLKSLKGVRVTGSLHMTIQTAVLIETLVDLGADVRWASCNIFSTQDHAAAAIAVAGVPVFAWKGETLEEYWDCTFNALVHPGKNGEVLGPQLIVDDGGDATLLIHWGVRAEKDASFLDRKPANEEEGCILNLLKKTLKSHPGIWTRMIKDWKGVSEETTTGVHRLYQMMEKGELLVPAINVNDSVTKSKFDNLYGCRESLADGIKRATDVMIAGKVVVVAGYGDVGKGCAHSMRSYGARVIVTEIDPINALQAAMEGFEVTVMEDAAKVGNIFITATGNVDVITTAHMVTMKGESIICNIGHFDSEIDVTGLKSLPGVQRVNIKPQVDKYVLPNGNNLYLLAEGRLVNLGCATGHPSFVMSNSFTNQTLAQIDLWNNPRPIGVYTLPKKLDEEVARLHLEKLGIKLTRLSPKQAQYIGVSPDGPYKPDHYRY from the coding sequence ATGCCGACGTTAACAGAAAAAAAACTATCCTCTTCGCCTGATTTTAAGGTGGCGGATTTGTCCTTGGCCGATTTTGGTCGCAAAGAAATTGAAATTGCTGAAAAAGAAATGCCCGGCCTGATGGCGGTGCGTGAAAAGTACGGGAAATTGAAATCCCTCAAAGGCGTCCGGGTAACCGGTTCGCTGCATATGACCATTCAAACAGCCGTGTTGATCGAAACCTTGGTCGACCTGGGTGCGGATGTTCGCTGGGCCTCTTGCAATATCTTTTCAACCCAAGACCATGCAGCGGCAGCCATTGCCGTGGCTGGAGTTCCCGTATTCGCCTGGAAAGGTGAAACCCTGGAGGAATATTGGGACTGTACTTTTAACGCGCTGGTTCACCCTGGCAAAAATGGTGAGGTCTTGGGACCCCAGCTCATTGTGGATGATGGTGGCGATGCCACTTTGCTCATTCATTGGGGAGTCAGGGCCGAAAAAGACGCGTCTTTCCTGGATCGAAAACCGGCAAACGAGGAGGAAGGCTGTATCCTCAACTTGTTGAAAAAAACCTTGAAGTCCCATCCGGGTATCTGGACCCGCATGATAAAAGACTGGAAAGGGGTTTCGGAGGAAACCACCACCGGCGTCCATCGTTTATACCAGATGATGGAAAAAGGGGAACTTTTGGTGCCGGCCATTAATGTGAACGACAGTGTCACCAAGAGCAAGTTCGATAATTTGTACGGATGCCGAGAATCATTGGCCGACGGTATCAAGCGCGCCACCGATGTGATGATCGCAGGTAAAGTGGTGGTCGTAGCCGGCTACGGAGATGTGGGCAAGGGTTGCGCGCATAGCATGCGCAGTTACGGGGCCCGCGTTATCGTCACTGAAATTGATCCCATCAACGCCCTACAAGCGGCGATGGAGGGCTTTGAAGTCACCGTTATGGAAGATGCCGCCAAGGTGGGAAATATTTTTATCACCGCCACCGGTAACGTGGATGTCATTACTACGGCTCACATGGTGACGATGAAAGGGGAAAGTATCATTTGCAATATCGGGCATTTCGACAGCGAAATCGATGTGACCGGGTTGAAATCCCTTCCGGGTGTGCAACGCGTCAACATCAAGCCCCAGGTGGATAAATATGTACTTCCCAATGGGAACAACCTCTATCTTCTGGCTGAAGGACGTCTTGTCAATCTAGGTTGTGCCACAGGTCATCCCAGTTTCGTCATGTCGAATTCATTTACTAACCAAACCTTGGCCCAAATCGATCTTTGGAACAATCCACGACCCATAGGTGTTTACACCTTACCTAAAAAGCTGGATGAGGAAGTCGCCAGACTGCATTTGGAAAAACTGGGAATCAAGCTAACCCGGTTGAGTCCCAAGCAGGCTCAATATATCGGAGTCTCTCCAGATGGTCCCTATAAGCCGGATCATTATCGTTATTAA
- the lptG gene encoding LPS export ABC transporter permease LptG: MRILDRYLAREFLRLFVFSLAIFLALAAIVDLFDRLSRFLDVSGIVVIQYYFHRLPWFGFQVMPIAVLLAALFSLGRMTRQNELLAMKMGHLSFLRIIVPLLVLSLVVSLAALILGESIIPQMNERALNAYRVKVQKVSPFQRTKDNDIWYRAKGNRFLHISLLEVASGNIRGLTIFELSPDFRLLRRVDAKEARWQGGRWWLRDGEVSWTRPNGSYRVDPFTNLTLDLEEKPTDFAQVVREAEEMSSAELREYIERLGKSGVNSMRYQVDLAAKGSTAFMSLVMALIGIAFALRTGTRGVMAWTGACVVVAICYSILNSFSIALGRGGVLPPVVAAWLPNVLFSAAALSSVLTVKS; this comes from the coding sequence ATGCGAATCCTGGATCGTTACCTTGCGAGAGAGTTTTTGAGGCTGTTCGTCTTCTCACTGGCGATCTTCCTCGCGCTCGCCGCCATTGTTGACCTGTTCGACCGCCTATCCCGCTTCCTTGACGTATCCGGCATAGTGGTTATCCAATATTACTTCCACAGGCTGCCATGGTTCGGATTCCAGGTCATGCCGATAGCGGTGCTTCTCGCCGCCCTGTTCAGCCTTGGAAGAATGACCCGGCAGAACGAATTGCTCGCCATGAAGATGGGTCATCTGAGCTTCTTGCGTATTATTGTTCCACTGTTGGTCCTCAGCCTCGTGGTGAGCCTTGCGGCCTTGATCCTTGGTGAGTCGATCATCCCTCAAATGAACGAGCGCGCGCTGAACGCGTATCGGGTCAAGGTACAGAAGGTCTCCCCCTTTCAGCGAACTAAGGACAACGATATCTGGTACCGAGCCAAGGGTAACCGGTTTTTGCACATCTCTCTGCTGGAGGTGGCATCGGGCAACATCCGGGGGTTGACCATCTTTGAACTCTCACCGGATTTCAGGCTGTTGAGAAGGGTCGATGCAAAGGAGGCCAGATGGCAAGGCGGGCGGTGGTGGCTTCGGGACGGCGAAGTCTCCTGGACCAGGCCTAATGGGAGCTATCGAGTCGATCCGTTCACGAACCTCACGCTCGATCTTGAAGAAAAGCCCACGGATTTTGCGCAGGTCGTGCGGGAGGCGGAGGAGATGAGTTCCGCGGAGCTTCGGGAGTACATCGAGAGACTCGGCAAAAGCGGGGTCAACTCTATGCGGTATCAGGTCGACCTGGCAGCAAAAGGCTCCACAGCGTTCATGAGCCTCGTGATGGCCCTCATCGGGATCGCCTTCGCCCTCCGGACCGGCACGCGAGGCGTGATGGCCTGGACGGGGGCCTGCGTGGTAGTTGCCATCTGTTACTCGATCCTCAACTCCTTCAGCATTGCTCTGGGGCGAGGCGGTGTGCTGCCCCCGGTCGTCGCGGCGTGGCTACCTAATGTCCTCTTCTCCGCTGCCGCCCTCAGCTCCGTGCTCACGGTCAAAAGCTGA